The Pseudoalteromonas sp. N1230-9 genome segment GCCTCTAAGTATTTTGTCAGGATAGGTTTTTTACTATGTCTCTTATTTATTTAATAAGAGACAAAACATGCGATACTCATACACTATTTTCCCTGTAACCCTACTACTCACAAGTGCACAAGTCAGCAGCAGTGACATACAATTAAAAGACTTAATAAATGAGCTTGATATTTCACCTTACGCTAATTTAAAAATTGCCGCGACTTATAGCAATAAGCAAGAAAAAACAAATGAACGGTCAAACCGTTCTTCTCAACAGTGGCAATTAAAAGATAATGCCAGTAAAGCAGGAGTTAAATTTAATTACCCTGTTGCCCAAAGCAAGATCTACGGTCGTTATGAATTGGGAACCAATGCTAATACTGATGACACGCCCTTTTTTAAAACTCGGCAAGCCTATTTAGGTGTACGCACCCAATGGGGGAAACTACAGTATGGGCAACAAAATGCGATTGTAAAAAACTACGACAACTTTGACCGTAGCCACCGTGTGGGCGCATCGGTTCATTTAACAAAAGACGAGTTAAACACCAAACGCCCTTCTCATACCATGCAATATCACACTCGCTTTGATGAGTTTCGCCTTTCAGGTCAATACAACTTCAGCCGCACACTGGAAAATAGACCGCAATTGAGAATTGGTAGCCAGCGATTGAGGGTCAAAGATACTAAGCTAGATTACGGGGTTGGACTAGGTATTCATTACACAGGTCTCAAAAATATCGAGCTTGAAGCTGGTTATCAAGCCAGCTATTACGAACAAGCCAAGTATCATACCCACATCGCTTCTGCTAAATGGCAAGCAAGCTCAAATTTGCAAGTTTCTATTTATGGCGCAACACACTCACTCAAAGACTTACAAAAATCTAAAACCGCAGAATCTCGACACTACGCACTTGGCGCTCGTTATCGTTTATTTGACCAGCACCGAATCTATGGCAGTCTAGAGTATGCTTATGGCGCTAATGACATAAAAGGAGCGAAGCAACGCGCCCTTGTCATTGGTAACGACTATCGATTTGCATCGCAAAAACACGCTTATGTAGAAATTCGAAAACGTTATTTCGATGCTGATAAGGCTGATGATATTAATGTGGCTCTTGGCATTAATATTAAATTTTAATTAGTCTTACTATTTGGATAATGGTTTATTTTTGTAATGCCTGTAGTTTATTGTTTTATATAATTATTAATTGTTTATCTCGATAAAACGACACAACCTTTATCACGATTAAAAAGGTGCCAACTACAAGGTGAAGAAAAATTTTCGCTATACTGATTAAAATTTGATTGAGCAATTGGCCAAGCACTGGCAGAATTGCACCCCTTTTTTACCATTAACCAAAAGTGTATAAGCAAGATGGCTAATTTAGATCAAAACAACTGGTTCACTGAAATTAGTGACCGTGATGGTAGTGCCTTTTCACTTCGCATAAACAAAAAGCTTGATGAACAGCAGTCACCATTTCAAAAAGTAGAAATGTATGAAACGACTGACTTTGGTAATCTTATGATTATTGATGGCTGCACTATGGTAAGTAGCCGTGAAAACTTTTTCTATCACGAAATGATCAGCCATCCAGCATTGCTTGCACACCCCGCTCCTAAAAATGTAGTTATCATTGGTGGTGGCGACTGTGGAACATTGCGCGAAGTATTAAAGCACCCAGGTGTTGAAAGCGTGACGCAAATTGATATTGATGAAGTCGTGACACAAATGTCACTAAAATATTTCCCAGAATTATGTGAATCAAACCAAGATCCACGCGCCACTGTGATGTTTGACGACGGTATCAAATACATGCGTGAAGCTGCACCTGAGTCAATCGATGTTGTGATTGTAGACGGTACAGACCCTGTTGGTCCGGGTGAAGGTTTATTTAACCATGCTTTTTATACTAGCTGTTTAACGGCCTTGCGCCCTGGTGGTATCTTAATTCAACAAAGTGAATCACCGCTTATGCACATGCCACTGTTAGTAGAAATGCGCGACGCGATGACTGAAGTTGGTTTTAATGACCTGCAAACACTGCCTTTCCCACAACCAATCTACCCAAGTGGTTTATGGTCAGTGACGCTTGCGCGTAAATCAGAAGCTTTCAATGGTTTTCGTGAAAACGATGCTAATACTCTTTCACAAAGCACAGAATACTATAACGCAGGCATTCACCACGGTGCATTAGCCACACCAAATTATATGAAACGTGCTTTTGAGAAAAAGTAGTTTTACCTAAATTGAAAAGGGCTCAATGAGCCCTTTTTTGTTACCAATTGGTTTTAAACCTTAAATCGATTAACTAAATGATTAAGCTCATTAGTTAATTGGCTCATACGATTAGCCACCTCTTGAGTCGAGCTTGCTAAGCCTCCGCCTTGCTGAGTTTGATCGTTTAAGTCTGACAAGTTTTGACTTATTTCATCAGCCACTGCGGTTTGCTCTTCAGTTGCTTGCGCCGTCTGCATTGCCATGTCGTTGACTTTCACTGATGATTCTTGCATCAGGTTTAATACATCATTTGTTTGCGTGAATGATTCAACCGCTTCATCGGCATAACGCTTACCACTATTGATAGCCTGTAGTGATTGCTCCACACTTGCTGCAAACTGCTCAACCATCGTTTGTATGTCATTCGTGCTGTCTTGCGTTCGCGTTGCAAGGGTACGTACTTCATCTGCTACAACAGCAAACCCACGGCCTTGTTCGCCTGCTCGAGCAGCCTCAATGGCCGCATTCAAAGCGAGTAAATTTGTTTGCTCAGCAATGGCACGTATTACTTCAAGTACTTTGGCAATATTATCTGAGCTTTGTTGTAACTCTGTAGAGCGTTGGCTTGCATGCTCCATATTTTCGGATAATGCGATAATTTTTCTGCTTGAGTTATCAACTGCCGACAAACCCTGCTTGGCAAGCTGTTGTGAGTTATCAGCCTCATGGGATGAGTTTTGCGCTACATTTGCCACTTCACGGCTAGCGACACTCATTTCATGTACTGCGCTGACAATCGACTCAGATGCTTGGCTGAGCTTTTGATTAACTTGATGGTTTTGATTAGCAAAACTGCCTAAGTCGTTACCTAAGTCATTTAACTCTTTAGCTTGTTCTAAAATGTCTTTAATCAACTGCTGCAAATTATCTAAAAAGCGGTTGAAAGCAGTCGCAAGCTCAGCAAATTCGTCTTGTGTTTTTACATTAATTCGCCCCGTTAAATCACCATCTCCAGAAGCGATTTCATTAATGCGCTCGGTGACATAATTAATTTGTGTAGTTAATTGACGCGGTACAAAATAACTAAACCAACCTGCAATGGCTAATACAACGGCGATCATGATCATTAACATCACTTTAAAGCTAATCACTTTGCTCATCAGCTTCTCGGTTTCAGCTTGTGAGGTTTTATCTGCCGCTTCCCCCGCTTTATCAAGGATATCTCGAAGCGCTGAAAATGCGCGCTCAGCGTTTTGTTTTTTCTCGCTACTCAATGAATCATTTATGTAAGAAGTGGATGCTGAAAACCATGAATCAAAGGCTTTATTAAAACCACCAAATTGTCTTGTTACCTCAGGATAGGCAGACATATAAGATAGATACTGTTTGAAACGATCAGCCACTTGATTTGCATTTTCTTGATGATCATCTAAATAAGCTTTATCACCTTTATCTGTGGTCACTAAGTGAAGTTCAGCCACTTTTGCTTGGTATAAATCTCTGTCTGCATTTACGACTACTGATACAGCATTAACAAACCGCTCTGACTGTGCGTCTATTGCTACTCTTTGTAAGTTTATTAAGTAGGTGTAACCTGCTATCAAGATCACAATAGCAATTGCGAGTAAAACGATAGGCAGTGAACTTTTGACACGTATGCTATGTAATTTCATACATTTTCCTAATCAAATTCTTAATCAGCATATTTGTAAGAGCTTAGCTGAAATACATTAAAAGTGTATGAAGTTAAAAGCGCCAATGTGCAGAAAGCATAAATTGTTGTTGTGAATTGCGCTCATTAAATCCCATACTTGGTCTATTTTGAGCGTCACTGCTCAGTACTGAATATTCAGCACCCACTTGCCACTGTGTTGACAACTGATATCGCCAACTAGCGGTTAAAGCTTCTCCTCGGCTTTGGTTAGGATCAAACACCCAATCATCATGATCACTAACCTTAAAGTAATCATACCTAATTGTGAGACGATGCTGGTCTAACTTGTGGCTTAACATAATAAAATGACTGTAAAAACTATTGTTTACGCCTCGGTTTTTACCCATTGCGGTCTTACCATCTAAGAGCTGCATAATAATGCGTGTCTGCTTGGTAAACTTGTACAACCACGCAGCACTCAAAAAGCGCGTATCCCAAGCATACTGACCGGTACGCGTATTTATTGCACTTGGATCACCATTGTTATCATAGTAGTAGATACGAAATTGTGAGCGCTTTTGATAATCCCAATGTGCGCCAACATAGTAACCAAACCGACCATCGACTTCTTCAAAAGGCTGCACATAGTCGGCCTGCTTGATGAGCTGTGAATTAGAAAAAGATGCTGGCACAGAAAAGTCGATACGCTCATTAAATGTTGTTTGCCTATCATGAAGTGCAAAACCACGCCAAGACAACAGCGTTCCTGCAGGATCGTTACCTTTAAAAACCGCTGCAACGGCCTCAAAACTATGGTCACTACGAAACTGTCGACCTGGGCGCTTTATACTTGTTTCCACACCAAAAGTACGAACTTCTTCACCTAACCAACTATTAATGGCTGAGTTGGTGTAGTTATAAGGCGACATCCAGCCACTTTGTGGGTTCTCAAGCGACATTTTCGGATAAAAACCACCCGCTTTAACAGCTAACTTATAACGACTTTCTGTCAACGGCTGGTATTGTAGATAAGCTTGGCTAAAACCAATTGTCATAGAAGGGTCAGCATGAACATTAACAGTTGTGTGCACAGACCAATCTCTATCTAACTCTAAGCGACTGCTGAGCATCGCTTGAGAAAGACGAATACCATCATGGTCATTATCATAGCGATATAAACCAATACCGGTACGCTGGTAGCTGGCTAATTGATCGCCTTTTAGTGCGGATATTGCGATTAATCCTTCATGCTCTGCAAGTACAGAGCTAGGTAAACCAACAAGCACAGAGCACAGTACTACTTGCCACTTATTCATAGTCATCGAACTCGTCACTGCTTAATTCAAGTGCTGGTAAAAGCGCCTGCTTTAATTGATAACGTAACACACTGTTTTTGCTATTAAACGAAGTAATTTCTGGTTCGCTAATGTCAGACAACCGATCATGCCATATCGCTAACTCAAACGTCCCTTCGGGGAGATCTAAATCAACAAAACCTTGTTCATCAGTTTGCGCAAATGATGGACTATCAACCACAACAATATAACCCAGCATCCAGTCATGAATATTACATCCGAGTTCAACAACCCCTGTCTGCTCAAAACGAACCGGCTTTTCAGGTTTATCTCGGTAAAGTTTTAATTCGAAGTGTTTTGCTTTAGAAAATGAATACACATGGTGCATGATAGAATCTAAGTTCGGAAACTCAACATTCGCCCCTTTAGGCACCACTAATACATGAGGAGAAAAAGCTCTATTTTCTTGGCTCATGGTGTAACTAGCTTCCGTTGATGGACTTTGAGAATGGTCTTTCAACCAAACAACAGCATTAGCAACAGGCTGACTGTTTTGGTCAACAACTTGAATTTTCTGTGCCATAAGTGTTGGACTAAAGGTAAGTAATAACAGGATTATTCTTATCATTTTTGATGAACCTTTTCATATGCTTGGCTTTTTAAAATCAGTGCGTACTTTGCTGAATACGTATGCAGATACCTCGTATTAACACGCAAGTCAATTTATGCTTATTGTGACAACAATTCACAATCATAAGCCGCCAAGGAACAACAATGCGATTTACAGCTTTAATGTTAGCAGCCTTTTCAGGTACTTGCCTAGCACAAACCACGACTGTCAGCTCTCCTGATGGGCAAATAAAAGTCACGATTTCCGATGAACAACACGCACCTAGCTACGAAGTTAGCTTTGCAGGTAAACAAATTATTGCAAACTCTGCGCTGGGCTTGGTGTTCAAGCAACAACCAGCAATGAGCGAAGGCTACAAAATTAGCAGCCAGACAACTGATTCTGTAAAAAGCAGCTGGGAGCAACCTTGGGGTGAACGCCAAATTGTTGTTGATAACCACAATGAAGTGGCTGTTACATTTAAAAAGCCACAACCTCAAGGCGGCACATTTACAGTGCGCTTTCGTGCTTTTAACGACGGGGTTGGCTTTCGATACGAATTACCAAAGCAAGCAGGCTTTGAAGATATAGAGATCACAAAAGAACTCACTGAGTTTGCTATCACAGATTCATCAGATGCAACGGCTTGGTGGATACCTGCACGCGGTTGGAATCGCTATGAATATGTTTATAACACCACACCATTACATAAAGCGGCACTGGTACACACACCATTTACCTTAAAAAACAAAGATGGCATCCATATTAGTATTCACGAAGCTGCCCTTGTTGACTATGCTGGCATGGTGCTAAATCAACGCCGTGACGGTACTTTTCAAGCCGATTTAACACCTTGGTCTGATGGCGTAGCAGTTAAGAAGCACGGCGCATTTAATACTCCTTGGCGTACTATTCAAATTGGTGATGAAGCTGTTGATTTAATTAACTCAGATATAATCTTAAATCTAAACGAACCAAATAAACTTGGTGATGTATCGTGGGTTAAACCTGGCAAATACGTCGGTATTTGGTGGGGTATGCATATCAATGAAAATACGTGGGGTAGCGGTAAGATTCATGGTGCTACAACCGCAAACACTAAATACTATATGGACTTTGCAGCTAAGTATGGCTTCGATGGCGTACTCGTCGAGGGCTGGAATATTGGCTGGGATGGCGACTGGTTCTATAACGGTGATGTATTTAGCTTCACACAGCCTTATGATGACTTCGACATTGAGGAATTAACTCGCTATGGCAAAGAAAAAGGCGTGCAATTAATCGGGCACCACGAAACATCAGGTAACGTTACCAACTACCGCAATCAAATGGAAGATGCGTTTGCGCTGTACGAAAAATCAAATGTGAGCCAAGTAAAAACAGGTTACGTTGCTGACGGCGGCAACATAAAGCGTATTGATGAAAACGGTATTGTGCGTAAAGAATGGCACGATAGTCAGTTTATGGTAAACGAATACCTATATAACGTAAAACTGGCTGCAAAACATAAGATTAGCATTAATACTCACGAACCAATCAAAGATACTGGCCTGCGCCGTACATACCCAAACTGGATAACCCGAGAAGGTGCGCGCGGACAAGAGTTTAATGCATGGGGAACCCCTCCAAACCCACCAGAGCACATTCCTATGCTTGCCTTCACTCGCATGCTGGCAGGCCCAATGGACTTTACGCCAGGTATTTTTGATATGGGCTTTAACGGTTTAGGTGCCGATACCAACCGCCCACAAACAACCCTAGCGAAGCAATTAGCGCTATATGTTGTAATGTACAGCCCAATTCAAATGGCGGCAGATTTGCCACGTAACTACTTAGCGAAACCAGATGCATTCCAATTTATTCAAGATGTACCAACTGACTGGCAACAAAGTATTGCACTACAAGGCGAAGTTGGCGATTACGTTGTGTTTGCACGTAAAGAGCGCAAGCGTGATCAATACTCAGGTAACGACTGGTATCTAGGTGCTGTTACAGACGAACAAGCCCGCACTTTAGAAGTGAAGTTAGACTTCTTAGATAAAGGTAAAAAGTTTGAAGCGCAAATCTACCGCGATGGTGACAAAGCACAGTGGGTAAATAACCCTTACGACTTAAAAGTAGAAAAACGCATTGTTAGCGCCGATGATAAGCTAACGTTAAAGCTTGCTACCAGCGGCGGCACATCGATTCGTTTTAAAGCAATCTAAGCTGTAAGTTTTAAGCTTCAAGAAAAAAGAGCGCGGCATTTGATGTCGCGCTTTTTTATTGTTTTGAGAAATAGGAGGACTAGTAATGGCTATGGTTACTTGCAAATCACCTTTCTCAAAGGTAAATTTTTTGAATGATTACTCAGGTAAGTAAAGAATGGACCCTTTAGAAAGACTTGCACAGAGAAATACCGCACATAAAACAGCTCGTAAAAAAGAAAAGCGTGAATTACTTTGGCATATTCCGATCACTGTAATCAGTATTTTAACTTATATGTCTATTTACATCTTTTTAGTGACTGACGACATAAACCCGAATGATTTGCCAATAACTGTAAAGCCAGTATGGGTGGTTTCAAATCTACTAACTCTGGGGCTAGGTGCCACGCTCTTTGTAAGCAGTATTGCGTTTTTAGTATTTCTATATTTTTTAACGAAATATATAAAGGTAAATATTTTAAAGCTCAAAGTGGCAACTATAACTGCTATGCTATTTCTGGTTAGTGTATCTTTTTTTGCACTTGGCAATTTTTGTAACAGCTTAATTTATAAAAATAAAATTTTAATTGCCGAGTTCATGCATTTTGGCTTTTATGAACCACCGACTCTCATTCAGATGGCTTTAAACTGGCTAACTATCTTAATAGTTATCTTGCTACTTTCTTTAAATTTCATCATTGCTTCAGCCCCCTTCAAAGCAAGAAAGCACTTTAAAACTAGTTTTATTGATAACTCATAACTGTGGCAACTTAAATTATAAGTAACTAACTGCTCTGTAAATCTTCACCCATAAAAAAAGCAGCCCACTCGGGCTGCTTGAAACTCATAGCTTAAGGCTTAAAGCTAAATACTTTTAAAAAGGCAAATAGATTTGCGCGCTGAGGCCTCCCTCTGGGCGATTAAGTAGTTGTACTCGGCCGCCGTGCATATCAACAATACGTTTGATAATCGCAAGGCCTAAGCCACTGCCTTCACTACCACGTGCCGCATCACCTTGTTTGAACGGCTCAAAGACAGTTTCAAGTTCGCTTTCAGGAATACCCGGCCCTTGGTCATTCACAACCACCATGGCAAACTTTTTATTACTGCTCATGCGCGTTTCCACTTCAATATCACCATCAGAGTAACGAATAGCATTTTCAATCATATTGGTAACAACACGCTTTATAGCAACCGTACTGACAGGTACATTACTAATGCTGGGGTTTTCTTTAAAGCTAATTTGCCGATGATGCTTTTGCTCAGCCTCAACCACTTCATTGACGATGGCATTAAGATCTTCAAGAGCAAGCTCTTCGCGCTTGTGATGACGCAAATATTCAATAAATTGATCGATAATTGCATTCATATCCTCAATATCATGAATAATTCCTTCACGCAGATAATCTTCGTCGTCAGACATCATTTCTGTTGCTAAACGAATACGTGTAAGTGGCGTACGTAAGTCATGGGAAACCCCTGCCATAAGTAAACGACGATCGTTTTCTAATGCCGCAATACCACGCGACATTTGATTAAACGCACGGGTTACTTCTATCACTTCAGTTGAACCTTGCTCTTCAAGCTTTGTTGAGAAGTCCCCAACACCCACTTTAACTGCCGCCAGCTGTAGCGCTTTTAATGGTCGGTTTAGATGGCGCGCAAACAACCAACCACCTAATACGCTTAAAAAGCCGATACTAGATAAATAAAAAGTGAGGAATTCAAGGTTATTCTCTTGTAACCCAGTTAATGGCACTCGCACCCAATAACCAGGGGCTTGTGGTGCTTCAACCCAGTATACAAGTGGATCTGTTTGGCTTATACGTACGCGCGCAGAGCCGTTGAGTTGCTCCGACATGCTGCGTGAAAGCATTGAATACTCTCGTGTCTCCGCCAGACCTTCACGCATAGCTTGGCGCTGCGTCATGACTTCAATGCCAGTGATTTCAAAAAACTTTTCAGACGCTTCTTTACTTACTTCAACGCCTTCTTCCCACTCAATAAACACTGTTTTAACTTGTTTCGAGAGGATCAGATTAACTTGCTCTATGGTGGGTTTAACAACATAAAAACTAACCGTTATATAGGACACTATTTGATTGATTAAAAGCAGTGCAGCAACCAAAAATACGGTTTGTCCAAACGCACTACGTGGAAACATCCCCATAACAGCTACTTTTCACCATCTGGCACAAATACGTAGCCTAAGCCCCATACTGTTTGGATATAACGAGGATTAGCGGCATCCACTTCAATCATACGTCGCAAGCGCGACACCTGCACATCGATACTACGCTCAAGTGCACTGTAATCACGGCCGCGGGCTAGATTCATTAGTTTATCGCGACTAAGCGGTTCACGAGGATGTGTTACCAACGCTTTTAATACCGCAAACTCACCACTGGTCAGCGACATCGTTTTATCACCATGCGACATTTCTCGAGTAGCAAGATTAAGCGTAAATTCGCCAAATGATATTTCGTTCTCTTCTGCTGCTGGCGCACCAGGTACTTCCTTTGCTCGACGACGTAAAATGGCTTTAATACGCGCTAACAGTTCACGGGGATTAAATGGTTTTGGAATATAATCATCAGCGCCGAGTTCTAAGCCGATAATACGGTCTACCTCATCACCTTTTGCCGTTAACATAACAATGGGTATATCATTTTCTTTTTGACGTAAACGACGACAAATCGACAAACCATCTTCTCCAGGTAGCATAAGATCAAGCACCATTAGATGAAAATTTTCACGCTCAATTAAGCGATCCATCTGTTCAGAGTTTGCCGCTGTACGAACGATAAACCCTTGTTCTACCAAGTAACGTTCAAGCAAACTACGCAAACGCATATCGTCATCAACTACCAATACTTTTGTCGTTTCGTGTCCCATAACTTTCATTCTTTTTGTAATATGTTACTTGTTAATATAAATGAAAAACTTAAGAATAAAAAACGAATTGAACGCTTAGATTGTTACTGAACATTTCAAAACTATCTCGACAAAGGCAAAAGACTTTTATACCTTGCACAGGTTTTCTTTAAAGGTTTAATAGATATGGCAAAAACCAACTTAATCACACGTGAAGGGTATCAGCAATTGCAACAAGAGCACGATTACCTATGGCATGAGAAACGCCCTGAAATCACCAAGATTGTGACATGGGCTGCAAGCCTTGGTGACCGCTCTGAAAATGCCGACTATCAATTCAATAAGCGTGTATTACGACAAATAGATCGTCGAGTGCGCTATTTGCGTAAACGTATGCCTGATCTAAAAATCGTTGATTACAACCCACAGCAAGCTGGGAAGGTGTTTTTTGGTGCTTGGGTTGAGATAGAAAACGAGCAAGGAGAAACCAAACGCTTCCGAATTGTTGGCCCTGACGAAATTTATGAACGCAAAGATTATATTTCTATCGATGCGCCGATGGCTCGCGCGCTCCTTGGCAAGCAAGTCGATGACGATTTTTCAGTCACGACCCCTGAAGGCCAAAAAGAATGGTATGTCAATGAGATAAGCTATCCAGATGCGCCATAATTAATAAAATAAATTCAGAAAAGGTTAATTTGTGATTGTTTAGTCTAAAAATGTGATCTATAACTAAAGAAGCTTAAGACGTTTTTAAGCTTGATGTTTAGAAGGTAGTAACTATGTCAAACGCAATACATCGCATATTAAGTAATGCCATTGTGTTCGCACTTTTAATCAGTGTGAGTTTGATTTCTTACGCCAGCGACATAGAAAACCATTCTGATAGTGTTACACCCACCTCACATTTTATTGCGTGTGATAATGCAGACCTTGCTAACCTTGATACTGATTTAGATAAACATACTCCAGCACTCAACTTTCGCGCAGCCCAACCACTGCCTGATGTGCGCCTAGGTGTACGTGTTTTTACTCAGACTAAGGCCTCTGTATACAGTGCGCACCAGCGAGGGCCACCTGTATTTTAATTTAACTACGTTTTTAAAAATCGATGCTTAATTAAAATTTATGGTGACAAATATGAATAATTTCAAAGAATTACGTCTTCAAGATGTATCTAATGGTGCATTATCTAACGCTGTTAATGAAGTAGAACCAACACTTGATCTAACATCTCCAGCATTAAAAGTACTAAATAGCTTTACACAAAAAGATCCACTACGTGCTCACGCAAGCATCACCATTGTTGATGCGCTAAAACAAACAAGTAACCGCTGCTCTGACTTCATCTTAGTCGTTGATGACACAGACAAGTTAGTTGGGATCACATCGAGTGCTGATCTACAAAGCTCTAAAATAATGATTCTTGCACAACGTTTGAACTTACATCGCGATGAAGTGACTTTGCATGATGTAATGACACCGCTAAATAATCTAGCTGGTGTAAGCTTACAGAGCATCAGCTATGCATGTATTGGGGATGCACTACAAACCATGGAACACCAAGGTATGATGTTTCTTTTAGTAACAAGTGCTGAACATGAAATTTGTGGGTTAATTTCTGCACGTGAAATTGCTAAAAAGCTACATATTCCTGTCAATATTAACCCTATTGCAAACAGCTTCAGTGAAGTGATGCAGCATATCGATCACCCTCACTAAGCCATAAATATTGCGTTGTGTAGAACAATTTTCGAAGGCCTTAAAAGCAGTGCTTTTAAGGCCTTCTTATTGTGATATTATTCAGGCAATTAA includes the following:
- a CDS encoding porin — encoded protein: MRYSYTIFPVTLLLTSAQVSSSDIQLKDLINELDISPYANLKIAATYSNKQEKTNERSNRSSQQWQLKDNASKAGVKFNYPVAQSKIYGRYELGTNANTDDTPFFKTRQAYLGVRTQWGKLQYGQQNAIVKNYDNFDRSHRVGASVHLTKDELNTKRPSHTMQYHTRFDEFRLSGQYNFSRTLENRPQLRIGSQRLRVKDTKLDYGVGLGIHYTGLKNIELEAGYQASYYEQAKYHTHIASAKWQASSNLQVSIYGATHSLKDLQKSKTAESRHYALGARYRLFDQHRIYGSLEYAYGANDIKGAKQRALVIGNDYRFASQKHAYVEIRKRYFDADKADDINVALGINIKF
- the speE gene encoding polyamine aminopropyltransferase — encoded protein: MANLDQNNWFTEISDRDGSAFSLRINKKLDEQQSPFQKVEMYETTDFGNLMIIDGCTMVSSRENFFYHEMISHPALLAHPAPKNVVIIGGGDCGTLREVLKHPGVESVTQIDIDEVVTQMSLKYFPELCESNQDPRATVMFDDGIKYMREAAPESIDVVIVDGTDPVGPGEGLFNHAFYTSCLTALRPGGILIQQSESPLMHMPLLVEMRDAMTEVGFNDLQTLPFPQPIYPSGLWSVTLARKSEAFNGFRENDANTLSQSTEYYNAGIHHGALATPNYMKRAFEKK
- a CDS encoding methyl-accepting chemotaxis protein, producing the protein MKLHSIRVKSSLPIVLLAIAIVILIAGYTYLINLQRVAIDAQSERFVNAVSVVVNADRDLYQAKVAELHLVTTDKGDKAYLDDHQENANQVADRFKQYLSYMSAYPEVTRQFGGFNKAFDSWFSASTSYINDSLSSEKKQNAERAFSALRDILDKAGEAADKTSQAETEKLMSKVISFKVMLMIMIAVVLAIAGWFSYFVPRQLTTQINYVTERINEIASGDGDLTGRINVKTQDEFAELATAFNRFLDNLQQLIKDILEQAKELNDLGNDLGSFANQNHQVNQKLSQASESIVSAVHEMSVASREVANVAQNSSHEADNSQQLAKQGLSAVDNSSRKIIALSENMEHASQRSTELQQSSDNIAKVLEVIRAIAEQTNLLALNAAIEAARAGEQGRGFAVVADEVRTLATRTQDSTNDIQTMVEQFAASVEQSLQAINSGKRYADEAVESFTQTNDVLNLMQESSVKVNDMAMQTAQATEEQTAVADEISQNLSDLNDQTQQGGGLASSTQEVANRMSQLTNELNHLVNRFKV
- a CDS encoding methylamine utilization protein, which translates into the protein MIRIILLLLTFSPTLMAQKIQVVDQNSQPVANAVVWLKDHSQSPSTEASYTMSQENRAFSPHVLVVPKGANVEFPNLDSIMHHVYSFSKAKHFELKLYRDKPEKPVRFEQTGVVELGCNIHDWMLGYIVVVDSPSFAQTDEQGFVDLDLPEGTFELAIWHDRLSDISEPEITSFNSKNSVLRYQLKQALLPALELSSDEFDDYE
- a CDS encoding glycoside hydrolase family 97 protein, with the protein product MRFTALMLAAFSGTCLAQTTTVSSPDGQIKVTISDEQHAPSYEVSFAGKQIIANSALGLVFKQQPAMSEGYKISSQTTDSVKSSWEQPWGERQIVVDNHNEVAVTFKKPQPQGGTFTVRFRAFNDGVGFRYELPKQAGFEDIEITKELTEFAITDSSDATAWWIPARGWNRYEYVYNTTPLHKAALVHTPFTLKNKDGIHISIHEAALVDYAGMVLNQRRDGTFQADLTPWSDGVAVKKHGAFNTPWRTIQIGDEAVDLINSDIILNLNEPNKLGDVSWVKPGKYVGIWWGMHINENTWGSGKIHGATTANTKYYMDFAAKYGFDGVLVEGWNIGWDGDWFYNGDVFSFTQPYDDFDIEELTRYGKEKGVQLIGHHETSGNVTNYRNQMEDAFALYEKSNVSQVKTGYVADGGNIKRIDENGIVRKEWHDSQFMVNEYLYNVKLAAKHKISINTHEPIKDTGLRRTYPNWITREGARGQEFNAWGTPPNPPEHIPMLAFTRMLAGPMDFTPGIFDMGFNGLGADTNRPQTTLAKQLALYVVMYSPIQMAADLPRNYLAKPDAFQFIQDVPTDWQQSIALQGEVGDYVVFARKERKRDQYSGNDWYLGAVTDEQARTLEVKLDFLDKGKKFEAQIYRDGDKAQWVNNPYDLKVEKRIVSADDKLTLKLATSGGTSIRFKAI
- the envZ gene encoding two-component system sensor histidine kinase EnvZ yields the protein MGMFPRSAFGQTVFLVAALLLINQIVSYITVSFYVVKPTIEQVNLILSKQVKTVFIEWEEGVEVSKEASEKFFEITGIEVMTQRQAMREGLAETREYSMLSRSMSEQLNGSARVRISQTDPLVYWVEAPQAPGYWVRVPLTGLQENNLEFLTFYLSSIGFLSVLGGWLFARHLNRPLKALQLAAVKVGVGDFSTKLEEQGSTEVIEVTRAFNQMSRGIAALENDRRLLMAGVSHDLRTPLTRIRLATEMMSDDEDYLREGIIHDIEDMNAIIDQFIEYLRHHKREELALEDLNAIVNEVVEAEQKHHRQISFKENPSISNVPVSTVAIKRVVTNMIENAIRYSDGDIEVETRMSSNKKFAMVVVNDQGPGIPESELETVFEPFKQGDAARGSEGSGLGLAIIKRIVDMHGGRVQLLNRPEGGLSAQIYLPF
- the ompR gene encoding osmolarity response regulator transcription factor OmpR, producing MGHETTKVLVVDDDMRLRSLLERYLVEQGFIVRTAANSEQMDRLIERENFHLMVLDLMLPGEDGLSICRRLRQKENDIPIVMLTAKGDEVDRIIGLELGADDYIPKPFNPRELLARIKAILRRRAKEVPGAPAAEENEISFGEFTLNLATREMSHGDKTMSLTSGEFAVLKALVTHPREPLSRDKLMNLARGRDYSALERSIDVQVSRLRRMIEVDAANPRYIQTVWGLGYVFVPDGEK
- the greB gene encoding transcription elongation factor GreB, translating into MAKTNLITREGYQQLQQEHDYLWHEKRPEITKIVTWAASLGDRSENADYQFNKRVLRQIDRRVRYLRKRMPDLKIVDYNPQQAGKVFFGAWVEIENEQGETKRFRIVGPDEIYERKDYISIDAPMARALLGKQVDDDFSVTTPEGQKEWYVNEISYPDAP